In Mucilaginibacter celer, one DNA window encodes the following:
- a CDS encoding transglutaminase domain-containing protein, with protein MKRFFLIALISIGLSNLANAQDFEPGVSDKEIEMAKYDKDPQANAVFLNEFGNTRIDEVYDHVRLIYTYHAKIKIFTKEGFNNGTIDIPIHHNETVSEDVDEVTGTTYYKDENGIIQKADLDPKKVFTVKDYKYGSTVKFALPALHPGCVIEFKYKLVSPYIDYFRDWYFQDDIPKMYSQYEVHIPGFWTFNASLRGVLKLTKSASEVERECFISGGSKADCSHITYGMQDIPAFVKEDYMTARKNFLSAIFFELVEVTNPYTGVKTVVTKQWSDVDRILKTHESFGSQLKRGSLLKDYITPVIAGKTDELDKAKTLYNWVQKQIKFNDYYGIYSENIKKAIETHSGSVADINLTLVTALNAAGLNAEAVLLSTRDHGMVNTLYPVLTDFNYVIAKVTIGDKTYLLDATDPLLQFGLLPLRCVNDKGRVVSLNKPSYWIDLGTQQKGATTRTLELTLLDNGKMKGTIVSYYKGYDAYDRRKAIKKFNTVDEYVEDFDEKQPKMKILKSDILNLDSLDNPLRETFEVEIDAYSNDNHDKLLFNPYFWEKRTTNPFKLAERDYPVDWGYASDSRLVLVMHLPAQYTIETPPQVVAYGLPNKGGMFATSFETQDNNTFTFSNITQFNKTVYDPAEYPYLKELFNKIILTEKGDMIFKKK; from the coding sequence ATGAAGAGATTTTTTCTTATCGCCCTCATTTCTATAGGCTTATCAAACTTAGCCAATGCGCAGGATTTTGAGCCGGGCGTGTCCGACAAGGAAATTGAAATGGCCAAATACGATAAAGACCCACAGGCCAACGCTGTTTTTTTAAATGAATTTGGCAATACCCGGATAGATGAGGTTTACGACCACGTGAGGCTGATTTATACCTATCACGCAAAAATTAAAATTTTCACCAAGGAAGGTTTTAACAACGGCACCATCGATATTCCCATTCACCACAATGAAACCGTATCCGAAGATGTTGATGAGGTTACCGGTACCACTTATTATAAAGACGAAAACGGCATCATACAAAAAGCAGATCTCGACCCAAAAAAGGTTTTCACCGTAAAAGATTACAAATATGGCAGCACGGTGAAATTTGCTTTGCCTGCCCTGCACCCGGGTTGCGTTATCGAGTTTAAATACAAGCTGGTATCGCCGTATATCGACTATTTCAGAGATTGGTATTTCCAGGATGATATTCCTAAAATGTACTCGCAGTATGAGGTGCATATCCCCGGCTTCTGGACATTTAATGCATCTTTACGCGGTGTGCTGAAGCTTACCAAAAGTGCATCAGAAGTTGAACGCGAATGTTTTATTTCGGGAGGTTCAAAAGCCGATTGCTCGCATATCACCTACGGCATGCAGGATATCCCCGCTTTTGTTAAGGAAGATTATATGACGGCCCGCAAAAACTTTCTGTCGGCCATATTTTTTGAGCTGGTGGAAGTTACCAATCCTTACACCGGTGTAAAAACCGTAGTAACCAAGCAATGGAGCGATGTTGACCGGATCCTGAAAACGCACGAAAGTTTTGGCTCGCAGCTAAAACGGGGTAGTTTACTTAAAGATTATATAACACCCGTTATTGCCGGTAAAACCGACGAACTTGATAAGGCCAAAACCCTTTACAACTGGGTGCAAAAGCAAATAAAGTTTAACGATTACTATGGCATTTACAGCGAAAATATAAAGAAAGCCATCGAAACCCACTCGGGTAGTGTGGCCGATATTAACCTTACCCTGGTTACCGCCCTAAACGCAGCCGGGCTTAATGCCGAGGCCGTATTATTATCAACCCGCGACCACGGCATGGTTAATACGCTTTACCCGGTATTAACCGACTTTAACTATGTGATAGCCAAAGTTACCATTGGCGATAAAACCTACCTGCTGGATGCTACCGACCCGCTGCTGCAATTTGGCTTATTACCGTTGCGATGCGTAAACGATAAAGGCCGCGTGGTAAGCCTTAACAAACCATCGTACTGGATTGACCTTGGTACGCAGCAAAAAGGCGCCACCACCCGCACGCTCGAGCTTACCCTGCTTGATAACGGCAAAATGAAAGGAACCATAGTTTCTTATTACAAAGGTTACGATGCGTACGACAGACGCAAAGCCATTAAAAAATTTAATACCGTTGATGAATATGTGGAGGATTTTGATGAGAAACAACCGAAGATGAAGATTTTAAAATCAGACATCTTAAACCTCGACAGCCTGGATAACCCTCTACGCGAGACTTTTGAAGTAGAGATTGATGCCTATAGTAACGATAATCACGATAAGCTTTTGTTTAACCCTTATTTTTGGGAAAAACGCACCACTAATCCGTTTAAACTGGCCGAGCGGGATTACCCGGTAGACTGGGGCTATGCATCAGACAGCCGGCTGGTACTGGTAATGCACCTGCCGGCTCAATACACCATTGAAACGCCGCCGCAGGTGGTGGCTTACGGTTTGCCAAATAAAGGGGGTATGTTTGCCACCTCGTTTGAAACGCAGGATAATAATACGTTCACCTTCTCGAACATTACACAGTTTAACAAAACGGTTTACGATCCGGCCGAATACCCTTATCTTAAAGAATTGTTCAATAAGATCATCCTTACTGAGAAAGGCGATATGATCTTCAAGAAAAAATAA
- a CDS encoding 3'-5' exonuclease gives MKLKLKRPLAFFDLETTGTNIGADRIVEISVIKLHPDGSDEVKTWRVHPGIPIPLESSLVHGIYDEHIQNEKRFHELGQEIAEFIGESDLAGYNSNKFDIPMLMEEFLRAGVDFNLDARHFVDVQNIFHQMEQRTLKAAYQFYCNKVIENAHSAEADTRATMEVLLAQIERYENVEWEDKKGNKLVPVVGEVEALHVFTNLSKPVDFAGRMVYNEQGEELINFGKHKGKRVEDVLNVEPSYYSWMMQGDFPLYTKRKLEEIYNRWNAKRIAERQANKAAQSKPAEQQPVAPKPEYQKKEFTKPDHTRNPNYQNKPFKKKEEPAKPVDEDMLQQLALKFKKG, from the coding sequence ATGAAATTAAAACTAAAACGACCTCTCGCTTTTTTTGATCTTGAAACAACAGGTACTAACATCGGTGCCGACCGCATAGTTGAAATATCTGTTATCAAGCTTCATCCTGATGGCAGCGACGAGGTTAAAACCTGGCGTGTGCATCCGGGTATCCCCATTCCGCTCGAATCATCATTAGTGCATGGCATTTATGATGAGCACATCCAAAACGAAAAACGGTTTCATGAGCTGGGGCAGGAGATAGCCGAATTTATAGGCGAAAGCGACCTGGCAGGTTACAACTCGAACAAGTTTGATATCCCGATGCTGATGGAAGAGTTTTTACGCGCCGGGGTTGATTTTAATTTAGATGCCCGCCATTTTGTTGATGTACAGAACATATTTCACCAGATGGAACAGCGTACGCTAAAAGCCGCATACCAGTTTTACTGCAATAAAGTAATAGAAAACGCCCACTCGGCCGAAGCAGATACCCGTGCCACCATGGAAGTACTGCTGGCCCAGATTGAACGTTATGAAAACGTAGAATGGGAAGATAAAAAAGGCAATAAGCTGGTGCCGGTTGTGGGCGAAGTAGAGGCTTTGCACGTATTTACCAACCTGAGCAAACCTGTTGATTTTGCCGGCCGCATGGTTTATAACGAACAGGGTGAAGAGCTGATTAACTTTGGCAAGCATAAAGGCAAGCGTGTGGAGGATGTATTGAATGTTGAGCCAAGCTATTACTCATGGATGATGCAGGGCGATTTCCCGCTGTACACCAAACGTAAGCTGGAAGAGATTTACAACCGCTGGAATGCTAAACGCATTGCCGAGCGCCAGGCCAACAAAGCTGCGCAATCTAAGCCGGCCGAGCAACAGCCTGTAGCTCCCAAACCAGAGTACCAGAAAAAGGAGTTTACCAAACCTGATCATACCAGGAACCCTAATTACCAAAACAAACCTTTTAAAAAGAAGGAAGAGCCTGCAAAGCCGGTTGATGAAGATATGCTGCAGCAATTGGCCCTGAAGTTTAAAAAGGGATAA
- a CDS encoding DUF3857 domain-containing protein: MKTFLAALFILSAATSVKAQDNYDVSLISKDLLPYAGAVVRTEETTVEVKDFDYTLCHVKKAITVLNKNGEDDAGLVVWYDKSYIIKDIKGIIYNQWGKPVSKFSESDFDDNSAHDGFSLFTDLKLKHYQPRAIEYPYTVSYEYDIKSKQSLDLENWHPLVSDGVSVEKSSYTLICKPDFKIRYRPTNLPVNPVIALNKQGQQTYTWQISNLKALRSEPYSPVYRERMPSLKIVPEKFTYRGISGSFTNWKELGQWQYDKLNAGRQQLSPVTVQKMKELTASITDPKAKARKIYEYMQGRTHYINISVGIGGLQPFPASDVDQQSYGDCKALVNYTQALLKAVDIDSYYCVVKSGSQKISLQPDFASLDQADHVILCLPFKNDTTFLECTSQNMPFGFLGNFTDDRIVLACTPQGGKLIHTPKYAAQVNLEQRKASFTLNAQGDLSGTMVTNFKGVNYEDRDGVIYESKTDQLKDLKKIYPINNLEIESSDLKQFKVDQPYTTETLKITASEYGSVNGDKIVFMANPANRISTPLREVRNRHNDVHINRGYTDEDEITYTMPAGYKIDLRPKNIQLEKPFGKFEASVTVNGDKIIYSRKLQIIDGNYSKETYQDMVDFYQQVTDSDDDNITIVKGN; this comes from the coding sequence ATGAAGACATTTTTAGCAGCACTGTTTATATTATCGGCAGCAACCAGCGTTAAGGCGCAGGACAATTATGATGTCTCGCTGATTTCAAAAGATTTATTGCCTTATGCTGGCGCAGTAGTGCGCACTGAGGAAACCACCGTGGAGGTTAAAGATTTCGACTATACGCTTTGCCATGTAAAAAAGGCCATCACTGTATTAAATAAAAACGGAGAGGACGATGCCGGTTTAGTGGTATGGTATGATAAAAGTTATATTATTAAGGATATAAAAGGAATAATTTATAACCAATGGGGAAAGCCGGTTAGCAAATTTTCGGAAAGTGATTTTGACGACAATAGCGCTCACGACGGATTTTCGCTTTTTACCGATTTGAAGCTGAAACACTATCAGCCCCGGGCTATCGAGTACCCTTATACCGTAAGCTATGAGTATGACATCAAATCAAAACAATCGCTCGATCTGGAAAACTGGCACCCCCTTGTTTCTGATGGTGTATCGGTTGAAAAAAGTTCATACACACTGATTTGTAAGCCCGATTTTAAAATCAGGTACCGGCCAACTAATTTGCCGGTAAACCCGGTTATTGCACTCAATAAACAGGGACAGCAAACCTATACCTGGCAAATAAGTAATTTAAAAGCATTAAGAAGTGAGCCATATAGCCCGGTTTACCGGGAAAGAATGCCAAGTCTTAAAATAGTTCCGGAAAAGTTCACCTACCGCGGGATAAGCGGATCATTCACCAACTGGAAGGAGCTGGGCCAGTGGCAATATGACAAGCTAAATGCCGGCAGGCAGCAGTTATCGCCGGTAACGGTGCAAAAAATGAAGGAACTCACCGCCTCCATTACCGACCCAAAAGCCAAAGCCCGCAAAATATATGAGTATATGCAGGGCAGAACGCATTATATCAATATTTCGGTTGGTATTGGCGGCTTACAGCCATTCCCTGCTTCGGATGTTGATCAGCAAAGCTATGGCGATTGCAAGGCCTTGGTTAATTACACCCAGGCATTGTTGAAAGCGGTAGACATAGATTCGTACTATTGTGTAGTAAAATCGGGAAGCCAAAAAATAAGTCTGCAGCCCGATTTTGCAAGTTTAGACCAGGCAGATCACGTGATCCTGTGCCTGCCATTTAAAAACGATACCACCTTTTTAGAGTGTACCAGCCAGAATATGCCCTTCGGCTTTTTAGGAAACTTTACAGACGACCGCATAGTGCTGGCCTGCACCCCACAGGGCGGCAAACTGATCCATACCCCCAAATACGCTGCCCAGGTTAACCTCGAGCAGCGTAAAGCCTCATTTACGCTAAACGCCCAGGGCGATCTTTCGGGCACAATGGTCACTAATTTTAAAGGGGTAAATTATGAAGACCGCGATGGTGTGATTTACGAATCAAAAACAGATCAGCTTAAAGATCTGAAAAAGATCTACCCGATCAACAACCTCGAAATTGAGAGTTCTGATCTGAAGCAATTTAAGGTAGATCAGCCCTACACCACAGAAACGTTAAAAATTACGGCATCTGAATACGGATCGGTTAACGGTGATAAAATTGTATTTATGGCCAACCCGGCCAACCGTATCAGCACGCCGCTGCGCGAGGTACGTAACAGGCACAATGATGTTCACATTAATCGTGGGTATACCGATGAGGACGAAATTACCTACACCATGCCAGCCGGATATAAAATTGACCTGCGCCCAAAAAACATACAGCTTGAAAAACCTTTCGGCAAGTTTGAAGCCAGCGTTACCGTTAATGGCGATAAAATTATTTACAGCCGCAAACTGCAGATAATTGACGGTAACTACAGCAAGGAGACATACCAGGATATGGTTGATTTTTATCAACAGGTAACTGATAGTGATGACGACAACATCACCATTGTTAAAGGTAACTAA
- a CDS encoding gliding motility-associated C-terminal domain-containing protein has product MKCIFSLLLLLFAGGLASAQNIVQIEYYFDTDAGIGGNKIVSVTAATDGSFTFNPDVSALTKGYHMLYTRVKDSNNGWSQTVRRSVEVQPAPVTTTALTGEYSIDTDAGIGNNKAFSITRNAQDAGNFNISVTGVAAGYHTVYIRFKDAYGVWGHTIRRSIQVIPANNKLVSGEYFVDKDPGIGLGTAISLSAQTTDIAQQFAAQASSLTEGYHKLYVRFKDAAGFWSHTSRQSIEVIKQPGVIKIIAAEFFFKTDPGIGKGTKLTVPATSSDTLALAIPANAKSADIDTLYIRVRDNRDSTRWSYRAMKRMVKAAQTITFAAAATKKFGVADFDPGAKISSNMPLTYTSSDTTVASIVAGKVHLKKTGTTILSASQAGNISFKVATTVKQTLTVAKGDQTIAFAALPVKTYGSADFAVSATATSGLPVTFTSADTTIASIVNGKIHIKAAGKCNIKASQAGNSNYNAAKDSIQVLTINKTGQQIGFPAIPSLAVGAYDYTPTAIATSNLPLTYTSSNTAVATIINGRIHAVAPGTAIITATQAGNNNYTAAVAQTQTVTIIKGNQTIGFSEFQPVAYGAADFAPKAYATSGLPLSFSSSNTAIATIINGQVHITGAGTVRIIASQAGNTSYNAARDTSMLLTVSKASQTITFSVLPALQVGAADITPSAGSSSGLAVTFASSNTAIATIVNGKIHAVAGGSCTITASQTGNGNYNAAAAVKQTLTITKGSQVITFAALSPVTFGSADYSAGATASSGLTVSYTSSNNAVATIVNGLIHVTGVGTTNITASQAGNTGYNAATSVIKSLTVTKANQQITFADITPQPPGTADFSAGATASSGLAVNYTSSNPAVATIVNGLIHITGVGTANITAAQAGNAYYNAAASVVKTFTVTKAGQQITFATIPATPYLSADFAPGASSSSGLSITYTSSNTAVATIVNGLIHINGLGSSVITASQGGDATYNAAASVSQKLTVVKAKQTITFAVLAAKAYNAPDFDAAATASSGLPISYTSSNTAVATIVNGLIHITGSGTTVIQATQAGNTLYAAAPAINRTLTVNAKPAGTSVSTLAISSENNDSTAETRLAVKQAVSPNGDGINDVLVIDGITAYAENTVTLIDPNGLKIYERAGYDNQQVVFDGHSSVTGTMQKPGTYYYLITYKTTTGWKNLNGYFVLKY; this is encoded by the coding sequence ATGAAATGTATATTTTCGCTACTGCTCCTGCTGTTTGCAGGGGGATTAGCCTCTGCACAAAACATTGTGCAGATTGAATATTATTTTGATACGGATGCCGGCATTGGCGGCAACAAAATAGTGAGTGTAACCGCTGCTACCGATGGCTCGTTTACCTTTAACCCGGATGTATCTGCCCTAACTAAAGGCTATCATATGTTGTACACCCGAGTAAAGGACAGTAACAACGGCTGGAGCCAAACCGTCCGCCGCTCGGTTGAGGTGCAACCAGCGCCGGTTACCACAACTGCGCTTACCGGCGAGTACAGCATTGATACCGATGCCGGTATTGGCAACAACAAAGCTTTCAGTATAACACGCAACGCGCAGGACGCCGGTAATTTTAATATCAGCGTTACAGGTGTAGCTGCCGGTTATCATACGGTATATATACGTTTTAAAGATGCTTATGGCGTTTGGGGGCATACTATCAGGCGTTCTATCCAGGTGATACCGGCAAACAACAAACTGGTTTCGGGCGAATATTTTGTGGATAAAGATCCGGGGATTGGTTTGGGAACCGCGATATCATTAAGCGCTCAAACCACAGATATTGCGCAGCAATTTGCAGCGCAGGCCTCGTCATTAACCGAGGGATACCACAAGCTATATGTAAGGTTTAAAGATGCCGCCGGATTCTGGAGCCACACATCACGCCAAAGCATAGAAGTAATTAAACAACCCGGTGTAATTAAAATTATAGCAGCCGAGTTTTTCTTTAAAACAGATCCGGGCATAGGCAAGGGCACTAAACTTACCGTACCTGCAACAAGCAGCGATACGTTGGCGCTTGCAATACCGGCCAATGCAAAATCGGCCGATATTGATACGCTGTACATCAGGGTACGTGATAACCGCGATAGTACCCGGTGGTCATACCGGGCCATGAAACGGATGGTAAAGGCGGCGCAAACCATCACCTTTGCAGCTGCAGCTACCAAAAAGTTTGGTGTTGCCGATTTTGATCCCGGTGCCAAAATATCATCCAACATGCCCTTAACCTACACCAGCAGCGATACTACTGTGGCAAGCATTGTGGCCGGTAAGGTTCACCTCAAAAAAACAGGGACAACCATACTATCAGCCTCGCAGGCAGGCAATATCAGTTTTAAAGTGGCAACCACAGTTAAACAAACACTAACTGTAGCCAAAGGCGATCAAACCATAGCATTTGCCGCACTGCCGGTTAAAACTTACGGCAGTGCCGATTTCGCTGTATCCGCCACGGCTACATCCGGCTTGCCTGTAACTTTTACCAGCGCAGATACAACCATTGCCAGCATTGTAAATGGTAAAATACATATTAAAGCAGCAGGTAAGTGTAACATTAAAGCATCGCAAGCTGGCAACAGTAATTACAATGCGGCAAAGGATAGCATTCAGGTGTTAACCATTAACAAAACCGGTCAGCAAATTGGTTTCCCTGCAATACCTTCGCTTGCGGTAGGTGCTTACGATTATACACCAACGGCTATCGCCACATCTAATTTGCCGCTTACTTATACCAGCAGCAACACCGCGGTAGCAACCATTATTAACGGCCGCATACACGCAGTTGCACCCGGAACCGCTATTATTACCGCAACACAAGCCGGCAACAACAATTACACGGCGGCGGTAGCTCAAACCCAAACGGTAACTATAATTAAGGGGAACCAGACCATCGGTTTTAGCGAATTCCAGCCCGTGGCATACGGCGCCGCCGATTTTGCGCCTAAAGCTTATGCAACCTCGGGGTTGCCGCTTAGCTTTAGCAGCAGTAATACCGCGATAGCAACAATTATTAACGGGCAGGTTCATATAACCGGGGCGGGAACAGTCAGGATTATTGCATCACAGGCGGGCAACACATCATACAATGCTGCCCGCGATACTTCGATGCTGCTTACAGTAAGCAAAGCCTCGCAAACTATCACTTTTTCAGTTTTACCTGCTTTACAGGTTGGCGCTGCGGATATCACGCCTTCAGCTGGTTCGAGCTCAGGACTTGCCGTTACTTTTGCAAGTAGCAATACAGCAATAGCTACCATAGTTAATGGCAAAATCCATGCTGTGGCCGGCGGAAGTTGCACCATTACCGCTTCACAAACCGGCAACGGCAACTACAACGCGGCCGCTGCAGTGAAACAAACTTTAACCATAACCAAGGGTAGCCAGGTTATTACCTTCGCGGCACTATCGCCGGTAACTTTCGGTTCGGCAGATTATAGTGCCGGGGCAACGGCAAGTTCAGGACTAACGGTGAGTTATACCAGCAGCAATAATGCCGTAGCCACTATTGTTAACGGTTTAATCCATGTTACAGGTGTAGGCACTACAAACATTACGGCTTCGCAGGCGGGTAATACAGGCTATAACGCGGCGACAAGTGTGATTAAATCACTAACCGTAACTAAAGCCAACCAACAGATTACCTTTGCCGATATCACGCCGCAACCACCCGGCACGGCCGATTTTAGCGCCGGGGCGACTGCAAGTTCGGGCTTAGCGGTAAATTACACCAGCAGCAACCCTGCAGTTGCAACTATCGTTAACGGTTTAATTCATATTACGGGTGTAGGCACTGCTAATATAACAGCTGCACAAGCTGGCAATGCATACTACAATGCTGCCGCAAGCGTTGTAAAAACGTTTACTGTAACCAAAGCAGGCCAGCAGATTACATTTGCCACAATACCTGCAACACCTTATTTAAGTGCAGATTTTGCGCCGGGGGCAAGCAGCAGTTCGGGTTTAAGCATTACCTATACCAGCAGCAATACGGCTGTGGCAACTATTGTTAATGGCCTTATCCACATTAACGGTTTAGGCAGCAGCGTAATCACAGCCTCTCAGGGAGGCGACGCCACTTACAATGCGGCAGCAAGCGTTAGTCAAAAACTTACGGTTGTTAAAGCCAAACAAACAATAACATTTGCCGTATTAGCCGCAAAAGCATACAACGCACCCGATTTTGATGCCGCAGCAACAGCCAGTTCGGGCCTACCGATTAGCTATACCAGCAGCAACACGGCGGTAGCCACTATTGTTAACGGGCTTATCCATATTACCGGTTCAGGAACAACAGTTATACAGGCAACCCAGGCAGGTAATACACTTTACGCAGCTGCACCGGCAATTAATCGTACGCTTACCGTAAATGCCAAACCTGCCGGAACATCCGTAAGTACACTGGCAATAAGCTCAGAAAATAACGACAGCACTGCCGAAACCCGGCTTGCTGTAAAACAGGCCGTATCTCCAAACGGAGATGGTATTAATGATGTTTTGGTTATTGACGGCATAACAGCATACGCTGAAAACACGGTAACGCTGATTGACCCTAACGGATTGAAGATATACGAACGGGCTGGTTACGACAATCAGCAGGTAGTATTTGACGGACACTCATCGGTAACGGGTACCATGCAGAAGCCAGGCACCTATTACTACCTCATTACCTACAAAACCACCACCGGCTGGAAAAACTTAAACGGTTATTTTGTGCTGAAATATTAA
- a CDS encoding C40 family peptidase has product MIIPVPRLYYYLLLFVSVAVLSSCHSRKAAMRGQPGDVVKPSGDIASKYSEIMGVDRSDIQNGRLYAFIDQWMGTPYKFGGLDKDGIDCSGLTFLLEQQVYGITIPRMTSKQITVIKRKYEDELKEGDLVFFDFDGKQFSHVGVYLQNGYVVHASSRRGVIIVRLRDPSLYKYFSRAGSIENLPTGMSN; this is encoded by the coding sequence ATGATTATTCCCGTTCCCCGGTTATATTACTATTTATTATTATTTGTATCGGTTGCCGTTTTATCATCATGTCATAGCCGTAAAGCTGCAATGCGGGGGCAGCCCGGCGATGTAGTGAAGCCTTCGGGCGATATTGCTTCAAAATACTCCGAAATTATGGGTGTTGACAGGAGCGATATTCAAAACGGTCGTCTCTACGCCTTTATCGACCAATGGATGGGCACGCCCTATAAATTTGGCGGCCTGGATAAAGATGGTATCGACTGCTCGGGTTTAACGTTTTTGCTGGAGCAGCAGGTGTACGGAATCACCATCCCAAGGATGACCAGTAAGCAAATTACCGTTATTAAACGAAAATATGAGGATGAGCTAAAAGAGGGAGACCTTGTTTTTTTTGATTTTGACGGAAAGCAGTTTAGCCACGTAGGTGTTTACCTGCAAAATGGCTATGTGGTACATGCCAGTTCGCGCCGTGGGGTAATTATAGTAAGGCTGCGCGACCCATCTCTTTACAAATATTTTTCGAGAGCCGGGTCGATAGAAAATTTGCCTACGGGGATGAGTAACTAA